Below is a genomic region from Hevea brasiliensis isolate MT/VB/25A 57/8 chromosome 3, ASM3005281v1, whole genome shotgun sequence.
TAAGGACATGTACAATTTAGGTGTAtgagatcatttttttttttttgtatgaaACTTAAAAATAGAAAACAAAGGAGGAAGTAGGACAATCAAATAAATGCTTTTTTCATACAAATGTTTTGAGGGTGTGCAAGTAACCAATCAAACAAGGGGAAAATCTATTAGGGTATATTTCATTTttgctttaatttaattccatgaCTCTAAATTTTCTCTTATTCATGGATGAAATGATGCCATCAAGTTAAAGTTTGGccaaatatatatgattttactTTGTGTGAAACATGGCAATAgatcataaaaaaatatatcgGAAATGAATTGAGTGTTGGATTTAACTTAAACTATAAATTATAAGGGTAATAATCACTTATTGTTAATCTCATATTAAATACCTGATATTATTCGAGTAAAATAAGGTCAAGTAATTAATATTTAGGTATAAAAATTCAATGTGATAGTCAAAGTGTTAGCGCTTGATTAGAGTAAAAGTCGAGTTAAAGATCACTCTATCATCTAAAATCCAATTGGGTCAAACCGAGCAAAAGATAGTTCAGTCTAGCCTAGACCGAACAACAACGAGAGAACGAAGCAATGCTATCCCTTGGGAAATAAGCCGAGCAAAATTCATACCGAACAATGATTATGTCAAACAAAGGACAAGCTAGATTTATAAGAAGAAATCACATAATGTCAACCAAAGATTAACTCCGAGAAataagtaattattatttttttaaaaacctATAAATATCTAAGAATAATAAAAAATCAGGTATGTATATACACTGtctaaaattaatattgaattattttctcTTTATCTCTCTTTATATTTCTATTTTTTGACTTGAACATCGAAGTGGCTGGCTAAAAGGCCACTTACCtcgctttttatttgttttacaaGTCTACAAGGCAATGAGACTGAACTCTTGAAGCTCACGGCAATATTAATACCCTTTAAATTGAAACAATAAATTAAACTTTATGaactaaattattataaatattaaaatggtaagagtaaaattattataaaagtaaaatataatgtattaaattattacaatttttaattcattgattaattgtaaattttaatagaataacTATTTTATTGATAGAAAATATATGTTGAAAATTAACTTATTTCTTTTTAAAAATagatgaattaaattataattttaataaactaactTATAAATTTTTCTTCCTCTAATGAAACATTAAACGAGTTTTTACATATTAGAAGATTCGAAAGCAAAATCCCGTAATtaagattttcaaaatttaaatctattatttaaatttaacctTCAATAAAATGGTGTGAGAGACCAttacaagaaattttaaaaataattacgaAAATTACAGACCACAAAATTTTATTGGTAATTTATCGACGATTTACCAGTATTTTACCaacgaaaaagagaaataaaatttaaactaatttataCCGATGAAATTATCGACTGATTACCGACGAATCATTTACCGATGATGTAATTTTGTGGATAAAAGTAGTACCTAATATTGGCGGCAAAATTAatgacaaaataaaaaaaataccgacgaattttttttttgataattacCAACTAACTcatatttagtcggtaatattaaaaagaaaattaaaattttttgaaaaagtttaaaaaattttacttatgaaAAGTTTTTATCAGTAGCTACCAATAAAATTACTTTTTGTATGTAAtaataagaagaaaataaaaaataaaattttaaaataaatacttacgAAAATTTTTAATCGATAATTATCAACGAATCATATTTAATCTGTAATttcagaaagaaaataaaaaacaataaaaaaacttaaaaaattttacctatgaaaaattttcgttggtaattactaacGAAATCACTTTTTGTAAGTagtattaagaagaaaataaaaaataaaattttaaaataaatacttgtgaaaatttttcatcggtaattaccaacaaacTATATTTAATGGATAAtactaagaagaaaataaaaaagaaaaattttaaaagcttaaaaaaatttacctacgaaaagttttcgttggtaattaccaacgaaatcattttttgtaggtaatattaagaaaaaaataaaaaataaaattttaaaataaatatatacgaaaatttttcgtcggtaattaccaacgaaccaTATTTAGTCGATAATACTaagaagaaaatattttttttttcatcggTAATTGCCAATGAACCATATTTAgttggtaatattaaaaaaaaaaattttttttaaacataaaaaaatgTACCCACGAAAAGTTTTCCTTAGTAATTATCAACGAAAttatttttcatagataatattaagaaaaatataaaaaaaataaatttttaaaataaatacttataaaaatttttcatcgaTAATTACTAACGAACCATATTTAGTCGATAATACttagaagaaaatagaaaaataaatttaaaaagtttaaaaaattttacctatgaaaAGTTTTCATTGGTAATTATTAACGAAATCATTTTTCGTatataatattaagaaaaaataaaaaataaaatttgaaaataaatacctataaaaagttttcatcggtaattactaacgaatcatatttagttggtaataactaaaaaaaatagaaaaaaaaattttcaaaaaatttcaaaaattttacctacggttttcgtcggtaattaccaacgaaatcacTTTTTATAGATAATATTAAAAAGGaaatacaaataaaattttaaaacagaTACCTGTAAAAATTTTTCTTCCGTAATGATCAACAAATTATGTTAGTCGGTAATTCATCGATAAATCATTAAAAATGTGAAATTTCTATATCGTTTGTAAATAAATAAGAGAGAGTAAGTTTCTTTACAAAAAAAAGTACTCCCTAACATAAGTTAATTATGGTATAACCACTATGTGGGGCCTACTTTGAGTCTCACTAATATTTTTTTTAGgtcaattaaatcttaaaaaattaaaaattaattttccatttaaattaaaataattagtatttaatttaaaaataataaaaattttaaaaataaaaaataaaattaaaaattaaattaaattgaaaattttaaattaaatttaaaatttaatttaaattaaaaattaaagtaaaaatttaaattaaaaaataaaataaaaattaactatGAAAAATTATCATTGATAAATACCTATGAAAATTTATTGTTGTCGGTAATTATTCAcaaaaatattatcaataaataaTCGATAATTTATAAGGGTAAAATTTCTTACGAAAttacttataaaaaaattttaatttatttatgaaataattcattaataaatttaataataatatttttttcatcaATAAAAATTACTTAcactaatatttataattaaaaaaacttCATCAATAATTCATCAGTAATTatcaattataataaaatataaatatatttaattgataatttttataattatttttataaatttttttaataaacccAAGTAACGTTTAATATTTTTGGATtgactttaaaaaaataaaaaaataatcatcATCAATTAAAGTAACAAGtctcttaattatatttttaaatagaaaataataaaCGTCAAATCacgataattaattaaaataatataattaaatttaaaataaatttttaattcataaattaAATGTGGACCCTGATTAAGAGATTGTAAAATCTGGAAAACCAAAAAGGTCAAATTGGAGGCCTATGGAGGTGGTTTTAATCAATTTCTTGCATGGTTGAACAAAGCATTAATCAAACTTGTAACTTCTCTTACAATTAATCTCTTAATTTCAGTTTCAAGGCTCTATAATTATAATCCCAGTTGGGTTTAAATTAATGAGACGTAAAACTTTGAGCGAAGATTTATTtcataagaaaattttatttaaatttaatttattataaatttaatatataaatatataaaatttatatatttaataaataaatatataaaatttatatatttaataaataaatttaatcatatatttgatataaattgaaaaaatagaTAAAGTGTTATTTTCacgtttatttattaaaaagtaaacaatagagaaataaaataaaaataaaattaattttaaataaaattaaaaaaattatataataaaagatttatatagttgattttaattagtttaaaattaagaattatttttattatataaattattaaaattatatgtatatattattattgaaatatattcttaagattaatattttttttttaaattgaaattcaataataaaaattttgtttttcttttgttGTTTTAGTATTTAATTGGTAAGATGATGGCTTagcatttttgtaaattattttttaatattaattatttttttaaaaggctttaatattatttttttaattagttaaaaatgcattaaaaataaaatttaaattaacaaattGAAGAGTATTTTATTTTTCGAATAGACTAGCTTCTATTATGGAGAATTCACCAACCCctttgaaagaaaaattaaagaacataACTTCATTTTCACACCTAATGGATATTTCTGTTCTTACCTAACATCAAACTATTTCCTGAAACTTCTTGCAGAGAgtgtttaataaataaaaatgaaatagattTTGTTGGGAATCCCCaagaattatatataaaaaatctgaattttttttataataaatattttaatttatatttctttGTGATTTTgttgaaaatttgtaaattttctagtatattaattttaaattgtacatgtaaaaaaattcttttttttttttttaagtaaagctaattttcttaattaagaaaaattctgttattttattatattttgtaaACATGATCCACAATCCCACGTTACATTTGAGCATGAAGCTCAAGTGGGTCCCATTGTGTTAAGcagtttttctttttcctttttacaaagaaaaagaaaattgcagGCCTCCTTCAAAGGCGTTTTACAGAAGAGGAGAGAAAATGGCCCACCGATCTCTCAATCTCTCTCATAATTTGTCATGTCCCTTCATAGGGTGGGTGGCTTTGTGAGTATCCTCTCTTAAAATGTGGCAAACAGATGCAAAATTTTGTCATGtaactttctttcttcctctctgtctctctctcatggaaattattgattatttctcctctttcttTCAGATAAAGTTCATAGAAAAGTGATAGTTTAGTGACAAAGAAATAATCTTTTTATTGCATTTCGTACTCTGACTCAGGGATAGGAGAGAAAGAATACAAGGGGGATCCTAAATTTGCAATAAAGGAAGGAAACTGCCACCCAATATACATAAAAAAGCTTTGGAGAATGAATGGTCTTTCACATCTTCAGCCAGATTACTCTGATTTTGTTGAAGTTGATCCAACTGGAAGATATGGCAGAGTATGTAGTAGATACCttaccttctctctctctctctctgcttcTCTTTTTTCTGGAGTTTGATTTGGAGTATCATTTTTCTTTTTGAAGTACAATGAAATTCTTGGCAAAGGAGCTTCAAAGACAGTGTATGCATCCAAATTCTTCTCTTTCATTTAATTGTTTGAATGCCATTTCAGATTCTTccttcctttttgtttttcctttcttctctgtTGGTTCTCTTGTTTGAATTTGATGCTTGCCCAGTTGATAATTTTGCAAAAGTTGGCATTTTTTGGATCTTTCTTTGAGTTCTGGGAAATGGTTAGGATATTGATTTGTAAATTATTGGATGTTGGATTGATGCAGTTATAGAGCATTTGATGAGTATGAGGGGATTGAAGTTGCTTGGAACCAGGTCAAGCTCTATGATTTCCTGCAAAGCCCTGAAGATCTTGAAAGACTCTACTGTGAGATTCATCTCCTCAAGACATTGAAGCATAAGAACATAATGAAATTTTATACATCTTGGGTTGATATTGCAAATAGGAACATCAACTTTGTGACTGAAATGTTCACTTCTGGGACTTTGAGGCAGTAAGAATTGTCAAAAATCTAATGATTCCAATATCCTTTAGTTTGTGGGTCTTCTctattatttatcattttaagtGGGTTCTCTTTCGTTTTGGGCCTTCCATAGGTACCGGCTAAAGCACAGGAGAGTTAATATTAGAGCAGTGAAGCATTGGTGTAGGCAGATCTTGAGAGGACTTCTTTATCTCCATAGCCATGACCCCCCTGTGATCCATAGAGATCTAAAATGTGACAATATTTTTGTCAATGGAAATCAAGGGGAAGTGAAGATTGGAGATCTTGGCCTTGCTGCAATTCTTCGAAAATCGCATGCTGCTCACTGTGTTGGTATGCTTAATTGACTAAAGTCCTGTGAAATCTCTTTATCCATCACTATGAACGGAGCTGAAAGAATTTCTCAAGTAATATTTACGTTGTGGCATAATTTTTTCTCGTCTCTGGGCCTTTTCTTTCTTCAGGGACACCAGAGTTTATGGCCCCAGAAGTGTATGAAGAGGCATATAATGAACTggtggatatttattcttttgGGATGTGCATTTTGGAAATGGTCACTTTTGAATATCCGTATAGCGAATGCACTCATCCAGCTCAAATCTATAAGAAAGTTATCTCTGTAagacctctctctttctctctccttttGCTCTTTCTCAGAAATGATAAATTTGATTCACCTACTTTATCATTTTAGGGCAGAAAACCTGATGCTCTGTATAAAGTGAAGGATCCAGAAGTAAGGCAGTTTGTGGAGAAATGTTTGGCAACTGTATCACTTAGGCTCTCAGCTAGGGAGTTGTTGAATGATCCATTTCTCCAAATTGATGACCGTGAATCCAATTTTAAACCTGTAGATTATGGGCCAGAATTAGATGGCATGGGTCCACTCATAAGGCAACCTTACCTTGAATTTCATGAAAATACTTATCCCTACAATAATGGATACTCAAATGGCTATAGCTATGATGCTGAAAGTGAATTGGAATATCATCTGGTTGATTTCGAACACAGTGGAATCGAGCTGTTCGAGTATCATGATGAAGAACATTCTGCAAATGTTGACATAAGTATAAAAGGGAAGAGGAGAGATGATGGTGGAATTTTTTTAAGGCTCCGAATTACAGATAAAGATGGTTAGCaaacttcttttcttcttttctcttacTTATCATTTCTGTACAGTGTTAACTTTCCAGTCTTCCCTGGTGAATGTTCAACCTGGTACTTTATTATCTCCTTGCAGGTCGCATTCGAAACATATATTTCTCTTTCGACATTGAAACTGATACTGCATTGAGTGTGGCCACTGAAATGGTTGCAGAACTTGATATTACTGATCAAGATGTGACTAAAATTGCAGATATGATTGATGGTGAGATTGCTTACTTGGTTCCTGAATGGAGGCCAGGGCCAGGCATAGAGGAAACACCTCGCTTTGCAAATCAAACCTTCTGTCACAATTGTGCTTCCAATCGTACCTCTAATGGTTCACTTATAGATTTACTATCAAACAATCCCTGTTGTAGGAATGGATGTGCTTCCATGCACGGCCGATTTGAAGAGATAACATTCCAGGCTGATGAACCTGAGCATCATTTGACAGAAGATGCTCCTAACATACTGAGCCATCCGGACTGCTTGCACTATCAGGAAATTTGGAGTCAACATGAAAGCCGTGAACTTACTCCAGTGGGCTCTGGAAGAAGTCATTCAGATGAAGAATATGAAAGAGTTGATCAACCAATCTCAGCAAAGGATGAGAATAATGTAAAGATGGAAAATGACTTCCAATCTGATGAAGGGAAGTCAATTCGACACTTGAGATGTTCTGGTTCTCTTTGCAGACTTTCTTCATCGTGCAGTGACCTCTCAGACAGTAATGAGAACAAAACCCAGCAAGAACTAAGATGGCTTAAAGCAGAGTACCATAACGAATTGGCAAAACTTAGAGATCAACAATTAGGAAATGTATCGAAATCTTCAACTTCTAGCAATAGATATTGCAAACCAAGTAATGCAATGAAttcatttcaagaaaatagcaatGGAGATCTCTTCAAATCTTTAGGCCATGAGAAGTTCTATTCTTCCAATTTGCATATTGATGTCAATGCAAGGGCCCGAAATTGCGGGGCAATCAAGGAATCCCCAAGAACAGGTGACATGGTCACTGCCAAGAGTTTCTACAGTAGGTCATTGCTTCCACACTCACTTCACAGGACAACGTCCCTCCCAGTTGATGCTGTTGACGTATAATATTTGTAAGACACTTATTTTAGTTCTTTCACAAGTTCCATATTACACAGGCTTTATCATTCTTATCCAATTCACTTTTATGAGGAGAGAGAACAAATCTATCCTCAATGTGCTCATGCCCTACTAGCCAGCCCATATACACTCACTTGTGCTGATATGGGCATATGTAATTATGATGAGAGATGCAAAGTCCTGGCTTCTGTAGAATCTCAAATGGAGATGTGATTCCATGTATATTATCTATCTACTTGCCCCCAAAATAGTAAAATAGTGCACAAGATGATGTTGGAGATGTATAAGAAGAATGATTTGAGGTTATGTAAGATCTTTAGGTGCAGTGAACTGGTTGAGTAATCCATGCTTATGACCTACTGGCTTTTGAACTACCGAAAAGGCACCGATCAATCATTGAAAATTGCTGGGGCTCCAGGTGTAATGACTTAGTTGAATTGGAGTCCCTGCATATGCCATTGACCTTAAATCTGTCAAGGCCAGAGCATtatactcctttttttttttttgtggatgCTTATTTTTGTGCATtcagaatttttaaataattttaaaatgctTTTTAATAGAAATAAACTCTTATCAATAAAAAGGGAAGCTCTCATCTTTATTGATTAGAATAATCCTGTTGATTTTTTCTTTCCCTGGAAGTGCACATCTAAATGTCAATTTCCATTGTGCAATTGTTTTATAGCAGAGTGGGTTGTAGCAGAAGCAGAAGATTCAAATGAAATGAGTGATTTGGTATGCAAGTTATAGCTCGCCAATGAGAATATTTTTCTTGAGGACTTCTGCTAAGTTACCCTTCTCGTAGAGCCCTCATTCATATCATGGCaactatagagagagagagagagagagagagagagagagagagagagagagtagtaAATGCAAATGGCCCACAAAAGCATTATATTATAGATGCCAGCTGAAATACTCAATATGGGTTGCCCACATGACCAGTATGGTTCCTTTAATAATGGGTGGTCCAAAAAATGACCTCAATTAAGCTGACTATGACGTAGACTTATGAAGAATAAATCAATCCATGCATAAAACCTAACCTTATATAATTGGTGGTACAAAAACTGTACTCTCAAGTACTGGTATGCATGGTCAAAACTCCAACCCCCATCATTATGGTTGATAATTTAAGTCATGGGCGGATTTAATGGTCAATCTTGTGTGCTTAGGTGAGCTTCAATTGCAGAAAAAAGATTAGTTGCCAGTTTCAAGTGGGCTATGCGcttgacttaaataaataaattagccaAATGGGAAAGATTAGACCTACAATTTTAAATGAAATACTTCCTGTGGTAGTTTCAAAATTTGAACTGAATCAAATAtctaaactttaaaatttatttttttccccTTGAATACTTATTCACCACAACACAAGCATGCTTCTTGCTTCATGATTAAATAGGTGACTATGGAAGCCAGTTGAGTCACAAGAGATAAGCATTACTATTAAGTTAATGGCTTCTACTGAATTATATGTGATATAGAATGCACTTAAATGGCTAATGGGTGGTTGAGGAGTtggtttagagagagagagagagagagagaagtaacTTTAAATGATTGAGAAGCTTTCTCTGTTTTTGCTTTCTAGTATCAATAATGTGATGATGATGAGGATTGGCAAGTTTTGctgctttctttttatttttttccgtCATTTTTGAGACTACAACCAAAGCAATGTACAATTAGTGGAACATATGGATGCTAGAAAGGTGATTTTCTCTTTACTAAAATGGTGATTTAAGTACATCTAGATAAGCATATTCCCCAGCAGCAACTACTTTTTCTAAGGGATGGTTTAAAAAATCACCATTCCCTTGTTGAATTCAAAACTGAAAAAGGCTTTGAAaggcaataaagaaaaaaaaaaattcccctGACAACAGCATTCTTTAAATTTATATGTTTCAGGGTAAACCCTATTCTGCCTTTTCTTaaatttgtttatattttattcTTTCAGGAAAGTTCTCTGCAATTTGGATGATAAGGATTGATATACTTCAACCTGTTCATGTGAACATTGTGGCCAAAACgcattgtgaaacttaaaaatatataaatggtaAAACTACAAAAACCTTTATTAATAAATCATTACAAAAAATCAATGAGCTTTTAGTTTGATGGGTCGTCTCCAGTACTATGGGGTGTCGAGTGTCCAAGACTCTGAGATTTTAAATTCAAATATTAGTTAGATTACCTCAGAAGTAAGCGGAAAAAAATTTTAACTCCATTATAAAAATGCAAGGCATGAAATtatctaaaatataaaataatctaaACTCGAATGATTCAAACAAATATAATTGCTAATCAAACCAAATTCAGGGCCTAAGCCTGTTCAAAAGCATCATGGACCATCAATGAGTAAAGAAATCCTGACTTGAAAACAGAACACCAGGGTTCTCCACTATCTCATTTAGTACATGTTTAATTTGTAACACGCAGATagttatatttcaaaattttatctcttactcaactcaactaaatttttatcccaaaaatttgagaaAAACTCTTTCTCTTAATACAAACAAAATATTTCAGGGCAATGTTTGGAAACCTTGCTACAACTAACCATATTTCCACTCAGAATCAAATAAAACAAAGACACAGCAAGATTGCTTCATTGCAATGGAAGTTGCCATCATCAACCAAGAAAGTGGTCAATGTTAGGCCTGAACCGAGTATTAGTTGATAATGACAACACTTTTAATGTTCTGAGTCAACCCCTTATCACTTTCTTGCCATATTTCTAACCGGATGTATCCATCAAGCCACTCCATTGGTGAACGGGTTGAAGCAGTCCTACAGAACTCAGGACAGGAATTGGAGCTGAAAAATTGAAAACCTAACAACACTAGCAGTGAGAGATGAAGTGACTTGTAAGCTCACTTGCAAGTTCAAATATCAGAATAAAAGTCCAATATCATCACAGGCATCAGCGCCAGCAGCAATTAAGACTTAGATGACAAGTCCACAATAAATAAAAGAGAATGAAACATTTCTCGAACTACTCACCTGGATTTGATGATTCAATATAAGGTTTTTTGATGATTGAGCTATTGGATAATATTATTAAGTTAAGAGGATGATTTTTTTTTCAAGACAATAGGATCATTAAAAGCCTTTTAATGGGCTGATACGAGTCCATATAGATCTTGGCCCAAtagacattaaaaaaaaaacccagTTGTTGGAACCAAAGCAAGCTCAAAGATTAAAGGCTCATGATACGATAGCATAGAAATAAAGTTGAAGGCCAACTTTTGCAATCCTAACAAAATCGGATGCAAAAACCCAGATGAAAAACCCAACTCTGCAGAAGAATGAGCGCCGCTGCTGTCCAAGAAAGCACAACTGGAAACTTTGCTGCACCACTTGTAGCCAAGCTGGGCCTCTGCCAGATCAGATCTCACATGCAGATAATAGCAAGACAGAGCTAACAACCAACAATCATGAACAGAACCAAAAACTGGGGGAGAAAATCAGAGTAATCCAAAGCCAAAACCCAAGCAACTAGACAGCAACAACAGAGCAACACCAAGACCGATGGAGGAAGGAGGTGGAGGACCTCTTTGGCGTCCCAATTGCACCTTCCGAGTTGGCCATCACTTTTCAACATTCAACCCTGCGAGATACCGCCACCTGACTACTCCCTTGTGCCATTATCAACCAAGAAAGAGTTCAATGTTCCGCAACTCTCCAGTAGACTCTAGGATCGGAGGAAGTCTAGCCTCCGCATGCAACACCCAAAGCCAAGCATCCAAAACTGACATGGTAGATGGACAGAAACTCTCGGGAAAAAGTACAAATCTACCACAAAAGCAACTCACCTTATTTATCCACATAACCCTACCCAGAATGGGGAGCGTAGAACCTACTTCCGAGGTGGGGGAACGGAGAAAAGACGTTCCCCTCCCCCATAGAGGCAGGGGAAGGTCAGCAAATCCTACAGAAGCGGCGAGCTAATTAGTCTCGCAAAAACTAAATAACCAAAGAGAAAATTCTCTCTCTAAGTCTAAGAATCAGATCGAGTTGGATTATTATTTTATCTAATGATTGGCTTGCACGTTGAGCTCTCAATCCGATGCTTTCATAGAGAAGGAAATGGTTGTACTAAAGTTCAAATAAATCCAATCCATCTCTGCCATCAATCTATCATAAGAAACTAATGAAAATGAACtacaagaaattgaaagaaaaaattaatttgacCTTAAAGCTTCATACACTAAATTCTCATAAACTATGGGAATatatattggccactaaactgcCAGTAAGAAAACTAATGTATTGCCGTACACATTAAACATTTCTCTGTATAAGTTCAACAATTGAACACAACATGATGCCAtctattcaataagagataagaaTGCTTCCCATCCcatacacaatcttattctatacaAAAgcaccttaatttttttttttttttattttttttttattttaaagattTGGGGGGTCCAAGTTAATGCTATATACTTTACAGAGGCCTCAAAAGTGGATAATCTTCGAGTAGTTCCCTCTCTGTTAGTGTATCATGTTCATTTTGAGGGGTCCACAACACCTCAACTGCCTGCATGATAATAAAATTAGATTCAATTTCTATATAATCGACGAATCATAATTTAGGTTATATTGCTATACTTACA
It encodes:
- the LOC110662594 gene encoding probable serine/threonine-protein kinase WNK9 isoform X1; amino-acid sequence: MNGLSHLQPDYSDFVEVDPTGRYGRYNEILGKGASKTVYRAFDEYEGIEVAWNQVKLYDFLQSPEDLERLYCEIHLLKTLKHKNIMKFYTSWVDIANRNINFVTEMFTSGTLRQYRLKHRRVNIRAVKHWCRQILRGLLYLHSHDPPVIHRDLKCDNIFVNGNQGEVKIGDLGLAAILRKSHAAHCVGTPEFMAPEVYEEAYNELVDIYSFGMCILEMVTFEYPYSECTHPAQIYKKVISGRKPDALYKVKDPEVRQFVEKCLATVSLRLSARELLNDPFLQIDDRESNFKPVDYGPELDGMGPLIRQPYLEFHENTYPYNNGYSNGYSYDAESELEYHLVDFEHSGIELFEYHDEEHSANVDISIKGKRRDDGGIFLRLRITDKDGRIRNIYFSFDIETDTALSVATEMVAELDITDQDVTKIADMIDGEIAYLVPEWRPGPGIEETPRFANQTFCHNCASNRTSNGSLIDLLSNNPCCRNGCASMHGRFEEITFQADEPEHHLTEDAPNILSHPDCLHYQEIWSQHESRELTPVGSGRSHSDEEYERVDQPISAKDENNVKMENDFQSDEGKSIRHLRCSGSLCRLSSSCSDLSDSNENKTQQELRWLKAEYHNELAKLRDQQLGNVSKSSTSSNRYCKPSNAMNSFQENSNGDLFKSLGHEKFYSSNLHIDVNARARNCGAIKESPRTGDMVTAKSFYSRSLLPHSLHRTTSLPVDAVDV
- the LOC110662594 gene encoding probable serine/threonine-protein kinase WNK9 isoform X2 — protein: MVFHIFSQITLILLKLIQLEDMADYRAFDEYEGIEVAWNQVKLYDFLQSPEDLERLYCEIHLLKTLKHKNIMKFYTSWVDIANRNINFVTEMFTSGTLRQYRLKHRRVNIRAVKHWCRQILRGLLYLHSHDPPVIHRDLKCDNIFVNGNQGEVKIGDLGLAAILRKSHAAHCVGTPEFMAPEVYEEAYNELVDIYSFGMCILEMVTFEYPYSECTHPAQIYKKVISGRKPDALYKVKDPEVRQFVEKCLATVSLRLSARELLNDPFLQIDDRESNFKPVDYGPELDGMGPLIRQPYLEFHENTYPYNNGYSNGYSYDAESELEYHLVDFEHSGIELFEYHDEEHSANVDISIKGKRRDDGGIFLRLRITDKDGRIRNIYFSFDIETDTALSVATEMVAELDITDQDVTKIADMIDGEIAYLVPEWRPGPGIEETPRFANQTFCHNCASNRTSNGSLIDLLSNNPCCRNGCASMHGRFEEITFQADEPEHHLTEDAPNILSHPDCLHYQEIWSQHESRELTPVGSGRSHSDEEYERVDQPISAKDENNVKMENDFQSDEGKSIRHLRCSGSLCRLSSSCSDLSDSNENKTQQELRWLKAEYHNELAKLRDQQLGNVSKSSTSSNRYCKPSNAMNSFQENSNGDLFKSLGHEKFYSSNLHIDVNARARNCGAIKESPRTGDMVTAKSFYSRSLLPHSLHRTTSLPVDAVDV